The following coding sequences lie in one Candidatus Methanomethylophilaceae archaeon genomic window:
- a CDS encoding RNA 3'-terminal phosphate cyclase translates to MLEIDGSRGEGGGQMVRTSVAMATVTSKPTHLTRIRENRPTNGLSKQHCAAVNAVAEMAGSTVEGNSIGSRELIFLPGKEQVYDIQMNIGTAGSVSLVLQAMFLAARNHKKKLTVDISGGTNVMWAPPIDSYQHLLFPLMRKMDINADVKIIDRGFYPQGGGRVLATLDPIKEIKPLDIKTLGDLVGIKAVCFSQRLPDWVTKDMMRSCGDALAPVADVEFEIHKTEGDSRGAGIVLVAEFENGMLGSNALTSRGHTADKAGEDAAADLIKEMNSGATMDVHTADQVLPYMAMATGKSGFTVSRISRHLLSQMDTLESFLDVKFGVKRMDDIYRFTVTPCDSNEAVHPR, encoded by the coding sequence ATGCTGGAGATAGACGGCTCGAGAGGCGAGGGTGGAGGGCAGATGGTCCGCACCTCCGTAGCGATGGCCACCGTCACCAGCAAGCCGACGCACCTGACCCGCATAAGGGAGAACAGGCCCACGAACGGGCTCTCAAAGCAGCACTGCGCCGCCGTGAACGCGGTAGCCGAGATGGCCGGATCCACCGTGGAAGGCAATTCCATAGGCTCCAGAGAGCTGATTTTCCTCCCCGGAAAAGAGCAGGTGTATGACATCCAGATGAACATAGGGACCGCCGGCAGCGTGAGCCTCGTGCTTCAGGCTATGTTCCTCGCCGCCCGCAACCACAAGAAGAAATTGACTGTGGACATAAGCGGCGGGACCAACGTGATGTGGGCACCTCCCATAGATTCCTACCAGCATCTCCTGTTCCCTCTGATGAGGAAGATGGACATAAACGCGGACGTCAAGATCATCGACCGCGGATTCTACCCCCAGGGCGGAGGCAGGGTGCTGGCGACGCTGGACCCGATAAAGGAGATAAAACCGCTTGACATCAAAACCTTGGGTGATTTGGTGGGCATAAAAGCCGTATGCTTCAGCCAAAGGCTCCCGGATTGGGTCACAAAAGACATGATGCGCAGCTGCGGCGATGCTCTTGCCCCCGTCGCGGACGTGGAATTCGAGATCCACAAGACCGAGGGAGACTCTCGCGGAGCCGGAATCGTATTGGTGGCAGAGTTCGAGAACGGCATGCTGGGAAGCAACGCCCTCACCTCCAGAGGCCACACCGCAGACAAAGCCGGGGAAGACGCCGCAGCGGACCTCATCAAAGAGATGAACAGCGGGGCCACGATGGATGTCCACACGGCCGACCAGGTCCTCCCGTACATGGCGATGGCCACCGGGAAGAGCGGGTTCACCGTCTCCCGCATAAGCAGACACCTGCTGAGCCAGATGGACACCTTGGAATCGTTTTTGGACGTCAAATTCGGCGTCAAGAGGATGGATGACATATACAGGTTCACCGTAACTCCTTGCGATAGCAATGAGGCCGTTCATCCACGTTAA
- a CDS encoding dihydrofolate reductase family protein: MRPFIHVNCAMSADGKIAGEDRTQVRISSDEDKARVKNLRKKYDAILVGVGTILADDPHLTFKDGTYDTNPIRIVLDPHGKTPDEALVLDERAPTIMVTLEGCDREWDCEETIRAGKDTIDLESLMSTLAEDIGVESILVEGGGRTISSFFRSKMVDRYTVFVGGLIIGGSDSPTPCDGNGWAAENGIKMDLKACDVLGNGALLTFEPKFRSLFRGRQYEFAIVGALAENLFRLHLISFACGVLQDF, encoded by the coding sequence ATGAGGCCGTTCATCCACGTTAACTGCGCCATGTCCGCCGACGGGAAGATCGCCGGCGAAGACCGCACACAGGTGAGAATCTCCTCGGACGAGGACAAGGCCCGCGTGAAGAATCTCAGAAAGAAATATGACGCCATACTCGTGGGAGTCGGTACCATACTGGCCGATGACCCGCATCTGACTTTCAAGGACGGCACCTACGACACGAACCCCATCCGCATAGTTCTCGACCCCCATGGGAAGACCCCGGATGAAGCCTTGGTCCTTGACGAGAGGGCGCCGACCATCATGGTCACCTTGGAAGGCTGCGACAGGGAGTGGGACTGCGAGGAGACCATACGCGCCGGGAAGGATACTATAGACCTGGAATCCCTGATGTCCACTCTTGCGGAGGACATCGGAGTGGAAAGCATCCTCGTAGAAGGCGGAGGGCGCACCATATCCTCGTTCTTCAGATCCAAAATGGTCGACAGATACACCGTGTTCGTGGGCGGACTCATAATCGGCGGATCCGATTCCCCCACGCCTTGCGACGGGAACGGATGGGCGGCCGAGAATGGGATCAAAATGGATCTCAAAGCCTGCGATGTCTTAGGGAACGGTGCGCTCCTCACGTTCGAGCCGAAGTTCCGATCGCTTTTCCGAGGGCGTCAGTATGAATTTGCAATTGTTGGAGCCCTCGCCGAAAACCTCTTTCGACTCCACCTCATAAGTTTTGCCTGTGGCGTCCTCCAAGACTTTTGA